From Vitis vinifera cultivar Pinot Noir 40024 chromosome 5, ASM3070453v1, the proteins below share one genomic window:
- the LOC100251416 gene encoding ylmG homolog protein 1-2, chloroplastic has translation MASLMASQTLLLRTPNPTLHAPHCTPLPSFHVSLPTFSPPKSHRLRLRFRRAAKLAISASTTTPTTPFTDSTRTVSAILASALAVSKVFIAKIQDIFLNLKQIDFTPNPEELAAIRDLRSSVVCAVGPLFFAAARDRPSGYLNTPLTVVAAGMAKWLDIYSGVLMVRVLLSWFPNIPWDRQPLSAIRDLCDPYLNLFRNIIPPVFDTLDVSPLLAFAVLGTLGSILNNSRGMY, from the coding sequence ATGGCCTCTCTAATGGCTTCCCAAACCCTTCTCCTCAGAACTCCAAACCCCACCCTCCATGCACCCCACTGCACACCACTCCCCTCTTTCCATGTCTCCCTCCCCACCTTCTCTCCGCCCAAATCCCACCGCCTGCGCCTCCGCTTTCGCCGCGCCGCAAAACTCGCCATCTCCGCCTCCACCACCACTCCCACAACTCCCTTCACCGATTCCACTCGCACCGTGTCCGCAATTTTGGCTTCAGCTCTCGCAGTTTCCAAAGTATTCATCGCCAAAATCCAagatatttttctcaatttgaaGCAAATTGATTTTACTCCTAACCCCGAAGAGCTCGCCGCAATTCGTGACCTCCGGAGCAGCGTGGTCTGTGCGGTGGGACCGCTGTTTTTCGCCGCCGCTCGGGACCGCCCCAGTGGCTACTTGAACACCCCACTCACGGTGGTCGCGGCGGGGATGGCCAAGTGGCTGGATATATACAGTGGTGTGTTGATGGTTAGGGTTTTGCTCAGTTGGTTCCCGAACATTCCATGGGACCGGCAACCGCTGTCGGCAATTCGGGACTTGTGCGATCCCTATTTGAATCTTTTCCGGAATATCATTCCGCCGGTGTTCGATACATTGGATGTCAGCCCCTTGTTGGCGTTTGCGGTTTTGGGTACGCTTGGTTCAATTCTGAATAATAGTAGGGGAATGTATTGA